The DNA window TTTTAAATCTTGATTTTCCCTATTTAAGCCCCAAAATGAATACTTATTATTTTTTTCTAATCTTTCTTTAACACTTCTCAAATAAAAAAGCATATCATTTCTTGATTTTTCATTTAATAATAACTTTATATTTGTAAAAAATGAGTATTTTTTATTTTTAAAATTTGGAAACAATCTATTTACAATTATTTCAAAAGATTGATTATATTCTATCTCTTCTATCCTAGATGAAAGATTTCTAATTTCACTTATATTTCTATTTTTTAAAGTTAAAAATAATTTTAATAAAATATTATTTTTTTCATTAGGAAAACGATTAAGAAATATTCTTATATTTTCCTCATTTAATATAGTACAATTTTCTAGATAAAAAATTGGATCAGTTTCCATTCTAGATTTTTTTTGTTGACTAGCTCCACTTTCAGTTGAATTTTGGTATTGGTTTCTTCCATAATTTTCTTTTAAGTATGTATATGCCTCATTTATTTTTTTGTACTGTTCCTCAGCTAGTTTCCTAAGTATTTCATCTGCAGTAGCATGTTTATCTGGGTGATACTTTTTTGATAATTCTAACCATTTTTTCTTGAGTTCTTCCAATGTAAATCCTGGCTTAAGTTCTAATATTCCTAAGCTTTCAAGATATTTACTATCCATTTTTAATCCCCTCTTTTTAACTTTAATAAAATTATACTCCTACTCATTATAATACAAACATTTATATTATTTCAAGTAAGAGTATATTTTATTTTTGCTTAGATATCAAAAATCTAAGGCATCAATTTGCCAATCATCATAGTTATAATTATCTTTTAATAATCTTTTAGCAGTTGAACTTACTTTATAGTCCCCTCTTCTTCTAGCACTCTTATATGCTGAAACTAACTCAGATTCACTGTAATTTTCCATTTCTTCTTTTATATTTCTTAAATCTCCTGCTGTTTTCTTTAAATCATTTACACCTTTTTCAACTACTTCTCCTGCCAATTTTCCTAAACTATCCCAAAATCCCATTTTATTTCCTCCTCATTTTATTTGTTAGTTACTTTCTTTTTTTACTGTTGCTGATGTTACTCTTCCATTTGTTTTACTTATGACTATTCTTTTAGCTTCACCTTCTGAACTTGCATCCAAATGTGAACTTGTTGAAACATTACTACCATTTCTATTTATGTAATTAATATAGATAACATATCTTGGCATTTATATTTCCCCTTATTTTTCTATTCTTCAACTTCATCAGGTGCATTAAAATATTTAGTAACTGGAACAAAACTTGGTATTACTATTTCCCTTTTCTTCAATTCTTCTTTTATAACTTCTTTAATCATTTCATCAACCATTTCATTAACAGTATTTATTTTACTTTGAATAGCTTCTTTCTTGATTTCTAGTTTTTTCTTTTCTTCACCAGTTATTGTAACTTCTTCTTTCTCTATATTTTCTAAATTTAATAATTCAACTTTCATTATATTATCATAATATTTTTTTACTTCTTCTAAATCCGTTCCTTCAATTAATTTTTGTTTAGTTATTTTATTATTTTTTATAGTAAGAAGTCTATTTGAATATAGTTCTACATCAAAAGTTGCACCAACAATTTCTCCACTTATCGCTACATTCACTGCTCCTACCCACCATTTTGTAGGTTTGTCATTTCTTACTTTTAATTTTTTTACCTCTTCTTTTGAATAGGTACTTAATTTTTCTAATGCAGATAATTCAAAATCTGTTAAAGTTATTTTTGATAAATCATAAATTGTTAATCCTAATTTATTTAAACCTTCTTCTTGCAATATAGTTAATTTTAAATTTCCTTTTTTCATTTTACTTTTTGTTGTCTCATCTAATTTTCTTTCTGTATCTTTAATAAATTCTTCTAATTCTCTTTTTGTATTTTCTAAATCTTTATTTGAACTTTGAACTCTAGCTTCATAATATTTTTTTGCTTTTTTCTTTTCTTCTTCTAAATCCATCTCCCTTAAAGTTATTTCACTTTCTATAGAAGTTATATTTAAAGTTATTTTCATCTTTTCAATTTTAGATTTTTCTTCTATTGAAGAATTTAATTCATCTATCTTTAATTTTAAACTTTTTATTTCTTCTTCTATTTTAACTAGTTTTGAATTGTTAATTTCTAGATTCTCACTATTTTTTAATATCTCCTCATATTTCTTAATTTTTTCTTTTAAAATACTAAAGACATCATTTATTGTTAAAGGTTTAGTTTCTTTTATTTCCTCTATTTTATTATTTGAATTGGCATTTAATTCTCCTATTCTCTTACTCATTTCTTCATAATTGCTAAAGAATCCCATTCTAAATCCCTCCTAATATTCTACCTGCTCTTCCCCTATTACTTCATCATTTTTATAAATAACATATTTTTCTAATTTACCATTCTTATAGAATTGCCATTCTCCATATCTTTTATCATCTTTATTTAAACCATAATATAAGATATTATGATTTTCTTCAAAAGCCATTTCAATTCCATTTTTCATTTCATCTTTAAGTTCTATTTTAAACTTTAAAGCTCCACTTGGATAATATTCCTCAAAAGTTCTCATCTCCCCCTTCTTATATGTTCTAACTTCTGTAATCATTCCATACTCATCATACATCCATTCTGAACCATGTTTCAAGCCATCTCTATAAGAACACTCATACTTATCCAATCCATTCTCATAATATTCAAAATAAACACCTGAAAATAGCTCTCCATCTTTAAACATCATTTCTTTAAAATTAACTGCTCTCTTTTCAAAAGCCATAACCCCCTCCTCCCAATATTATTAATTTATCATTGTTACTTTACTTACATAATATTTCTCAGAATTAATTTCAATTTCTAAATAATTGTTTTCTTCATTTCTTCTAAGTGCATCTATTTTTCCTTCAACAATCTGCCCTTCATCTGTGTATAACTTTAATTTCTTATATTCCTTCTTTGCTGTCATCAAGAATACTATTTTTTCTTCAAATAAATTTATCTCTCTTAAAAACGGAGGTAAAGTTACATAGCTTGCAAATATTTCTCTTATCATTTCTGATTCTGATTTATTTTTGACTAATTTTTTTAACTCCACATATTTAGGTATATTCTCTTTTTGTAATGCAAACTGTAAATACTCTTTTTTCTCAAATGGAGTAAACATTGAAAAATTAGTATCAGAACGAAGAAAAAACTTTATTAAAATACGGTTACACAAGTCATATTTAGCTATTTTGAAATGTTTTATATCTTTATCTAAAATTTCATTTATATATTTTGGTATTAATACTTTAATATTACTTTTTTCTGTATCTTTTTTTAACATATTTTTTTAATCTCCTTATTTATTTTATAAAATTTTAGCATTTTTAGATTTTATTTGCTATACAGATGAAAAAAATTTTTTAAGTTGTATTTTTACATACTATTTTTTATATAAAAAATTAATTTTATTATTTATTTACAATATTTTATATAAATTTATTTTAGGTGTTTTTTATAAAGTAGAAATTAAAAAAATTATTTAAAAATTCTAAAAAATAAATCAACAATACTATTTATGGCATTAAAAAAAATTTATTTAGTATTTACTGTTAAAGGGAAGTTAAAAAAGATAGTTTTGAATTTTAAACTGTATATTTAAAACTATAAAAGTGAAGTACTTATGGCTAGGGATTATTTCTCTTTAAGAAGTTAAGAAACTCAAAGATATAAGTGTTCTAACACAAATAATAAAAAAAGAGCTACCAGAATCATAGTAACTCCTTTGGATATATTTTTAAATTCTAATAGCAGTTTCTAAAGCCAACTCTATCATTTCAGAAAATGTTTTCTCTCTTTCCTCCGCACTTGTGATTTCTGGACTAACTAATGAATCTGATATAGTTAAAATGGAAAGTGCTTTAGCCTTATATTTTGCCGCTAATGTATAAAGTCCTGCTGTTTCCATTTCAACTGCTAAGACTCCAAAATCTGCCCATTTCTTATAATAATGACTATTGTCATTATAGAACTCATCACTTGTTAAAACATTTCCAGCTTTTATTTTAATATTTTTTTCTTCTGCAACTTTTAAAGCTGTTTTAAATAATTCAAAATTAGCAGTAGGAGAAAAATTAGCTCCATTAAATCTTCTGTTATTGATATTAGAATCAGTTGAAGCAGACATAGCTATAACAACATCTCTA is part of the Fusobacterium nucleatum genome and encodes:
- a CDS encoding phosphatidylinositol-4-phosphate 5-kinase, which gives rise to MAFEKRAVNFKEMMFKDGELFSGVYFEYYENGLDKYECSYRDGLKHGSEWMYDEYGMITEVRTYKKGEMRTFEEYYPSGALKFKIELKDEMKNGIEMAFEENHNILYYGLNKDDKRYGEWQFYKNGKLEKYVIYKNDEVIGEEQVEY
- a CDS encoding DeoR family transcriptional regulator is translated as MLKKDTEKSNIKVLIPKYINEILDKDIKHFKIAKYDLCNRILIKFFLRSDTNFSMFTPFEKKEYLQFALQKENIPKYVELKKLVKNKSESEMIREIFASYVTLPPFLREINLFEEKIVFLMTAKKEYKKLKLYTDEGQIVEGKIDALRRNEENNYLEIEINSEKYYVSKVTMIN
- the deoD gene encoding purine-nucleoside phosphorylase, translated to MSIHIGAKVGDIAETVLLPGDPKRAKWIAENYLENLFCYTDIRGMLGFTGTYKGKKVSVQGTGMGIPSISIYITELMKDYGVKNLIRVGSAGSYQKDVKVRDVVIAMSASTDSNINNRRFNGANFSPTANFELFKTALKVAEEKNIKIKAGNVLTSDEFYNDNSHYYKKWADFGVLAVEMETAGLYTLAAKYKAKALSILTISDSLVSPEITSAEEREKTFSEMIELALETAIRI